The following proteins are encoded in a genomic region of Gottschalkia purinilytica:
- a CDS encoding polysaccharide deacetylase family protein: protein MIEVKIRTLIMSFLAVIITTSLLVFVKPGKEMITHNEIQNNNIEELDNSTNLVKHGPRDRKMVTLTFDDGPNPVYTPQILDVLKKHNVKANFFVLGKHAEKYPDIILRMKKEGHEIGNHSYSHINVEKSSIEEIKAEIIKTQEIVKNITGENPKLLRPPYGLYNGKIINMSKEMDLKIVLWTYYQDPKDWSSPGVDHIVEIVTTKIKNGDIILLHDHNEKESHTVEALKTIIPKLTEMGYEFVTISELLNL from the coding sequence ATGATTGAAGTAAAAATAAGAACATTAATTATGAGCTTTTTAGCAGTTATTATTACTACTTCACTTTTGGTGTTTGTTAAACCAGGTAAAGAGATGATTACTCATAATGAAATACAAAATAATAATATAGAGGAACTAGATAATAGTACAAATTTAGTAAAGCACGGTCCTAGAGATAGAAAAATGGTTACACTTACATTTGATGATGGGCCTAATCCGGTATACACTCCTCAAATATTAGATGTACTAAAGAAACATAATGTAAAAGCTAATTTTTTTGTACTAGGAAAACATGCTGAAAAATATCCAGATATTATTTTAAGGATGAAAAAAGAGGGTCATGAGATAGGAAACCATTCATATAGTCATATAAACGTAGAGAAAAGTAGTATAGAAGAAATAAAAGCTGAGATAATAAAAACTCAGGAAATCGTAAAAAATATAACAGGAGAAAATCCTAAGTTACTTAGACCACCTTATGGACTATACAATGGAAAAATTATTAATATGTCAAAGGAAATGGACCTAAAAATAGTATTATGGACTTATTATCAAGATCCTAAAGATTGGAGCAGTCCAGGAGTAGATCATATAGTAGAAATAGTTACTACTAAAATAAAGAATGGAGATATAATACTACTACATGATCATAATGAAAAGGAAAGCCATACAGTGGAAGCATTAAAAACTATCATACCAAAATTAACTGAAATGGGGTATGAATTTGTAACAATATCAGAACTATTAAATTTATAG
- a CDS encoding S8 family serine peptidase, whose product MRRVSNLKICPVVSAKLNSRSKEEIPVIICVKDNDSDTLSSMVFGMSGKVRHHLPLVGGIACHLSLDAINRLSRHPNIEYICFDSKVFALLDIASPSVGAPISYERGYTGKGVTVAVIDTGVAPHADLVKPRNRIVGFKDFVNNKTSPYDDNGHGTHVSGIIGSNGYSSNGKYMGIAPEANILAIKALDETGGGNTSDIVSAI is encoded by the coding sequence ATGAGAAGAGTGAGTAATTTGAAAATTTGTCCTGTTGTTAGTGCGAAACTAAATTCTAGATCTAAAGAAGAAATTCCTGTTATAATATGTGTTAAGGATAATGATAGCGATACGCTAAGTAGTATGGTTTTTGGTATGTCTGGAAAGGTAAGACACCACCTTCCTCTAGTTGGTGGTATTGCTTGTCATCTTAGTTTAGACGCTATAAACAGGCTATCCAGACACCCAAATATTGAGTATATATGCTTTGACTCTAAAGTGTTTGCTTTATTAGATATAGCAAGCCCTTCAGTAGGAGCTCCTATTTCATATGAAAGAGGTTATACTGGAAAAGGGGTGACTGTAGCTGTTATAGACACTGGTGTTGCTCCTCATGCGGACTTAGTAAAACCTAGAAATAGAATTGTAGGATTTAAAGATTTTGTAAATAATAAGACATCTCCTTATGATGATAACGGTCATGGTACACATGTTTCAGGTATTATAGGCTCAAATGGGTATTCATCAAATGGAAAATATATGGGTATAGCTCCAGAAGCAAATATTTTAGCAATTAAAGCACTAGATGAAACAGGTGGAGGTAATACCTCGGATATAGTTTCTGCAATATAA
- a CDS encoding MATE family efflux transporter has translation MKTSMLPDTLNGLFKDRDYYKILFKIAAPIVIQNLITSSVNIVDTLMVGRLGEAEIAAVGIANQVFLLYSILIMACCSGCGVFIAQYWGVKDEKNIRRVLGLCISVVTTISLVFTALILIAPSAIISIFNKDPQVIKLGSEYIRLVSLSYTFTAITFAVAAASRSVEKTVPPMAASFLALICNSVLNYIFIFGKAGFTPMGVKGAALGTLIARGVESFVLIIYLYKTNKVLWGKLSDLFSFNMKFSKKIFGVVIDVVLNELCWGLGSVVYSIVYGHMGTSAIAAIQIYNTVQNLFLVFVFGMAAASVVMIGKETGAGNKEKAMRYGYQSTALTAIIGIVASILLALSAGFIVSLFNIPDIVRYYAKMILYVVAFVFAIRSINIILIVGVLRGGGDAKYSLKIEAFTMWGIGVPLSFIGAFVLKWPVYWVVGLLTVEEIVKCYFSVSRLRTGKWIKRVTDTV, from the coding sequence GTGAAAACGAGTATGCTACCAGATACATTAAATGGTTTATTTAAGGATAGGGATTATTACAAGATTTTATTTAAAATAGCTGCTCCTATAGTAATACAAAACCTTATTACATCTTCTGTAAATATCGTAGATACACTTATGGTAGGACGGCTAGGGGAGGCAGAAATTGCTGCAGTAGGTATAGCAAACCAAGTATTTCTTTTATATAGTATCTTAATAATGGCATGCTGCAGCGGATGTGGAGTATTTATAGCTCAATATTGGGGAGTAAAAGATGAAAAAAATATAAGAAGAGTTTTAGGACTTTGTATTTCTGTTGTAACAACAATATCTTTAGTTTTTACCGCACTTATCTTAATAGCTCCATCAGCTATAATTTCTATATTTAATAAAGATCCACAGGTAATAAAATTAGGAAGTGAATATATACGATTAGTATCTTTAAGTTACACTTTTACAGCTATAACATTTGCAGTAGCAGCAGCTTCAAGAAGTGTAGAGAAAACAGTGCCACCTATGGCTGCAAGTTTTTTAGCATTAATATGTAATAGTGTATTAAATTATATATTTATATTTGGAAAAGCAGGATTTACTCCAATGGGAGTTAAAGGAGCAGCTTTAGGAACTCTTATAGCAAGAGGAGTAGAATCCTTTGTACTTATAATCTATCTATATAAAACTAATAAAGTGTTATGGGGAAAACTATCTGATTTATTTTCTTTTAACATGAAGTTTTCAAAAAAAATATTTGGAGTTGTAATAGATGTTGTATTAAATGAGCTCTGCTGGGGATTGGGTTCAGTAGTATATTCTATAGTATATGGTCATATGGGTACTAGTGCTATAGCTGCTATACAAATATATAATACCGTGCAAAATTTATTTTTAGTTTTCGTATTTGGTATGGCGGCTGCCTCAGTAGTTATGATAGGAAAAGAAACAGGAGCAGGGAATAAAGAAAAAGCCATGAGATATGGATATCAATCGACTGCTTTGACAGCCATTATAGGAATAGTAGCATCTATACTACTTGCATTAAGTGCTGGTTTCATAGTATCGCTATTTAATATACCAGATATAGTAAGATATTATGCTAAAATGATTTTGTATGTTGTAGCTTTTGTTTTCGCAATAAGATCAATAAACATAATCTTAATTGTTGGAGTACTAAGAGGTGGTGGAGATGCAAAATATAGTCTTAAGATAGAAGCATTTACTATGTGGGGAATAGGTGTTCCACTATCATTTATAGGAGCATTTGTCTTAAAGTGGCCAGTATATTGGGTAGTTGGACTTTTAACAGTAGAGGAGATAGTTAAGTGCTACTTCTCAGTATCAAGACTAAGAACAGGTAAATGGATAAAAAGAGTTACTGATACTGTATAA